Proteins encoded in a region of the Raphanus sativus cultivar WK10039 chromosome 8, ASM80110v3, whole genome shotgun sequence genome:
- the LOC108823122 gene encoding protein DETOXIFICATION 36, which yields MGSEAAVAAVDDLQQPLLEPEKSEVDFRMESVLTDIHLPYLRRLYFAALIELKFLFNLAAPAIFVYVINNGMSMLTRIFAGRIGSMQLAAASLGNSGFNMFTFGLMLGMGSAVETLCGQAHGAHRYEMLGIYLQRSTVVLFLTGLPMTLVFIFSKPLLTSLGEPADVASMASIFVYGMVPMIFAYAVNFPIQKFLQSQSIVTPSAYISAATLVMHIFLSWLAVFRLGWGLLGLSVIHSLSWWIIVLAQVLYIKVSPRCRRTWTGFSWKAFDGLWDFFRLSAASAVMLCLESWYAQILVLLAGLLKNPELALDSLAICMSISAISFMVSVGFNAAASVRVSNELGAGNPRSAAFSTAVTTGVSFLLSLFEAVLILSWRNVISYVFTDSPAVAEAVAELAPYLAITIVLNGVQPVLSGVAVGCGWQAFVAYVNIGCYYIVGIPIGYVLGFTYDMGAKGIWTGMIGGTLMQTIILLIVTFRTDWDKEVEKASRRLDQWEDTQAPLLKQ from the exons ATGGGTTCGGAAGCTGCCGTCGCCGCCGTGGATGACCTCCAGCAACCATTACTTGAGCCAGAGAAGTCGGAAGTTGACTTCAGGATGGAGAGTGTGTTAACAGACATTCATTTGCCTTATCTCCGGCGGTTATATTTCGCGGCGTTGATCGAGCTGAAATTTCTATTCAACCTGGCGGCTCCGGCGATCTTTGTCTACGTCATTAATAATGGCATGTCGATGCTCACTCGTATCTTCGCCGGTCGTATTGGAAGTATGCAACTGGCCGCCGCTTCTCTCGGAAACAGTGGTTTCAATATGTTCACATTTGGTCTCATG CTTGGAATGGGGAGTGCAGTAGAAACATTATGTGGACAAGCGCACGGAGCACACAGATACGAGATGCTTGGAATCTACCTACAAAGATCAACGGTGGTTCTATTTCTCACCGGCCTTCCAATGACACtagtcttcatcttctccaaaccCCTCCTCACTTCACTTGGCGAGCCAGCTGATGTGGCATCAATGGCTTCAATCTTCGTCTACGGTATGGTCCCGATGATCTTCGCCTACGCCGTCAACTTTCCTATACAAAAGTTCCTCCAGTCGCAGAGCATTGTCACTCCAAGCGCTTACATATCAGCCGCCACGCTCGTCATGCACATATTCCTCTCTTGGCTGGCCGTCTTCAGGCTCGGGTGGGGCCTACTTGGCCTCTCAGTGATACACAGTCTCTCGTGGTGGATCATTGTTCTTGCTCAGGTTTTGTATATTAAGGTGAGTCCAAGATGTCGTCGGACTTGGACTGGGTTCAGCTGGAAAGCTTTTGATGGTCTTTGGGACTTTTTCCGGTTATCGGCGGCTTCTGCGGTCATGCTCTGCCTTGAGTCTTGGTATGCTCAGATTCTTGTTCTTCTCGCTGGACTTCTCAAGAACCCTGAACTCGCCTTGGATTCTCTAGCTATCTG CATGTCAATTTCTGCAATCTCATTCATGGTCTCTGTTGGATTCAATGCAGCTGCAAG TGTGAGAGTTAGTAATGAGTTAGGCGCTGGAAACCCAAGATCAGCAGCATTTTCGACCGCAGTAACTACAGGAGTGTCGTTTTTACTATCACTGTTTGAAGCCGTACTGATCCTCTCGTGGCGCAATGTCATCAGCTACGTTTTTACAGACAGTCCAGCGGTTGCTGAAGCTGTAGCCGAGCTCGCTCCTTACTTGGCTATTACCATAGTTCTCAATGGAGTTCAACCTGTTTTATCAG GTGTGGCCGTTGGGTGTGGGTGGCAAGCATTTGTGGCGTACGTTAACATAGGATGTTATTACATTGTGGGGATTCCTATTGGTTATGTTCTTGGTTTCACCTATGACATGGGAGCTAAG GGAATATGGACAGGAATGATTGGAGGTACACTCATGCAAACTATCATCTTGCTCATTGTCACTTTCCGTACTGATTGGGATAAAGAG GTGGAGAAGGCTTCAAGACGATTGGACCAGTGGGAAGATACACAAGCGCCGCTTCTTAAGCagtaa
- the LOC108818949 gene encoding sterol 14-demethylase-like, protein MELDSDNNTLLKTGLVITATLVVAKLIFTFFTSSSSKKKRLPPTLQAWPPLIGSLLRFLKGPIVMLRDEYPNLGSVFTVNLLHKKMTFLIGPEVSAHFFKAPESDLSQQEVYQFNVPTFGPGVVFDVDYSVRQEQFRFFTEALRVNKLKGYVDMMVTEAEDYFSKWGESGEVDLKDELERLIILTASRCLLGREVRDQLFDDVSALFHDLDNGMLPISVLFPYLPLPAHRRRDRARQKLSEIFSKIIGSRKRSGKSENDMLQCFIESKYKDGRQTTESEVTGLLIAALFAGQHTSSITSTWTGAYLMKYKEHFSAALDEQKKLMEKHGDKIDHDVLSEMDVLYRCIKEALRLHPPLIMLMRASHSDFNVTTRDGKTYDIPKGHIVATSPAFANRLPHIFKNPDTYDPDRFSVGREEDKTAGAFSYISFGGGRHGCLGEPFAYLQIKAIWSHLLRNFELELVSPFPEIDWNAMVVGVKGNVMVRYKRRQLS, encoded by the exons ATGGAACTAGATTCAGACAACAACACTCTGTTAAAGACAGGTCTGGTCATAACAGCAACACTCGTTGTAGCCAAACTCATCTTCACCTTCTTcacttcctcctcctccaagaAGAAGCGTCTCCCTCCCACTCTTCAAGCCTGGCCTCCGCTCATCGGAAGCCTCCTCCGTTTCCTGAAAGGCCCCATCGTTATGCTGAGAGACGAGTACCCTAACCTCGGAAGCGTCTTCACAGTGAACCTTCTCCACAAAAAGATGACATTTCTCATCGGTCCTGAAGTCTCTGCCCATTTCTTCAAAGCTCCAGAGTCTGATCTCAGCCAGCAGGAAGTGTACCAGTTCAATGTGCCTACCTTTGGCCCTGGAGTTGTTTTCGATGTTGACTACTCGGTTCGTCAGGAACAGTTCAGGTTCTTCACTGAGGCACTCAGAGTCAATAAGTTGAAAGGTTATGTGGACATGATGGTTACAGAAGCTGAG GATTACTTTTCAAAATGGGGAGAGAGTGGTGAAGTTGATCTTAAAGATGAGCTAGAGCGTCTCATCATCTTGACCGCAAGCAGATGTCTACTAGGTCGAGAAGTCCGTGACCAGCTTTTCGATGACGTCTCTGCTCTGTTCCATGACCTTGACAACGGAATGCTTCCCATCAGTGTTCTCTTCCCATACCTCCCACTTCCAGCTCACCGTCGTCGCGACCGCGCCAGACAAAAGCTCTCCGAGATCTTCTCAAAGATCATAGGGTCGAGAAAACGCTCTGGCAAATCAGAGAACGACATGTTGCAGTGTTTCATCGAGTCAAAGTACAAAGACGGTAGGCAGACGACCGAATCCGAGGTAACGGGTCTGCTCATCGCCGCTCTGTTTGCAGGACAGCATACTAGCTCCATCACTTCCACGTGGACCGGTGCTTATCTGATGAAATACAAAGAACACTTCTCGGCTGCTTTGGATGAGCAGAAGAAGCTGATGGAGAAACACGGAGACAAGATCGATCACGACGTCTTGTCAGAGATGGATGTTCTCTACCGCTGCATTAAGGAAGCGTTGAGGCTTCACCCTCCGTTGATCATGCTCATGAGAGCCTCACACAGTGACTTTAACGTCACGACAAGGGATGGTAAAACGTATGACATCCCAAAGGGTCATATCGTTGCAACCTCGCCTGCGTTTGCCAACCGGTTGCCGCATATCTTCAAGAACCCTGACACATACGACCCTGACAGATTCTCCGTGGGAAGAGAAGAGGACAAAACCGCGGGAGCGTTCTCGTACATTTCGTTCGGTGGAGGTAGGCACGGGTGTCTTGGAGAGCCCTTTGCTTACCTGCAGATCAAAGCCATATGGAGTCATCTGTTGAGGAACTTTGAGCTTGAGTTGGTTTCACCCTTCCCTGAGATCGACTGGAACGCTATGGTGGTTGGTGTTAAAGGCAATGTGATGGTGCGTTACAAGCGGCGCCAACTGTCTTGA